Genomic segment of Mycolicibacterium sarraceniae:
CCGCGCGCGGCAGGTCGAAGTGCCGGGCGAACGCGACCTCGTCGAGGTGCTCGAAGATCGGGTCCTCGTCGTCGATGTCGAGCACCGCGGCACCCGGCCGGCGCAACCGTGACGGCACCACGTCGAACTCGCGGTCCTCGGTGTTCTCCACCCCGAGGCGCGACCGTGCCATCCGCTTCTGACGACGCCGGCGCACCTGCTCCTCGATCCGCGTCTGGCGGCGCAGATAACCCAGGTACAGGATCGTCACGGCACCGGCCGACCCGCAGGCCCACCACAGATCGGGGCTGACGGTGAAGGACAGCACAGCCGTGATCACCATGGCCGCCGCCATCGCCATCAGCATGCGCTTGCGGAAGCGGTACTTGCGCGCGCTGACCGCCGCGGCCGTCGCCTCGGCCCGGCGCGGCCGGCTGGCTCGCGGAGCACTGACTGTGGCCGGCTCTTCCTCGGCCTCGAGGCCCGAAGTGTCCTCGACGTATTCATATTCGTCGGCCGTGCCGTCCTGCGGCTCGTCCTCGGCGATCGCCTGGAACGTGTCGGTGGCCTCGCCCTCGGCGATGGTTTCCGGCTCGTCATCATCGGCGACGACAGGTTCTTCCGCCACCGGCTCGGGAGCCTCGTCGAACGCTGGAGCTTCGTCGAACAGGGTCGGCTGCGGCTCTGCCACCCGAGCAGTGCCACCGACGGGCAGCGCACCGGAGTCCTCGTCGACCACGTCGACGTCGAGGTAGTCGGGCTCGGCCTCCTCGAACACCGCGGCAACCACGACGACCGAACGGGTGCGCGACGGCGCTACCTCGTCATCAGATCCCTCATCGAAGTGGTCTTCCTCGGGCTGCCACTCTGGGTCGTGCCGATGCCCGGCAGACGGTCCGCTGCGCTTGAATCGGCGCGATTTCGCGCCCCCGTTGAGCACCCGGGTGGCCAGCGCGACGTCACTGGTACGTCGGACGTTGTCGCGCTTGCTGATGAGCATTGGAACCAGAACGAACAACCAAAGCACCACGAGCGATATCCAGAGCAATGACTGGGGGATGCTTGGCATGATGGCCTGCTCCTTTCCCGTCCAGGCTAGGTCCGTGACCTACGCAAACCGTGACGGCGCGCCGGGCTCAATTACACACGTGTAATTACCCCTTTACAAGCACCAACAGCCCCAAATGTCACATTAGTAACAAGGAGGCTCGGCGATCATGCCCACTGAGCCAGACCGCGGTGCACCAACCGGCCCGTTACCGACCCCTCGATCTCCTCCACCGTCATCGCCACCAGCAGGTGGTCCCGCCACGCGCCATCGACGTCGAGGTACCGCTCGAGAAGGCCTTCCTCCCGGAAGCCGACCTTGCCCAACACCGCCCGGCTCGCCGCGTTCTCCGGGCGCACCGTCGCCTCTACCCGGTGCAACGTGACCGGCCCGAAACAGTGGTCCAGACCCAGCGCCAACGCCCCCGTGGCCACCCCGGCTCCGGTCACCGCACTGGACACCCAATAACCGATCCAGGCCGAGCGCAACGCCCCGTGCGTCACGTTGCCGATCGTGAGCTGGCCGCAGAACTGCCCGTCAAGTTCGATCACATACGGCAGCATCCGGCCCTTACGCGCTTCCGCGCGCAGTCCCGAACACACCGGCGGCCATGACGAAACTGCATGCCGCACAGCCCAATCCACCTCAGCCGTCGGCTCCCAAGGTTCAAGGTAGCGACGATCGGCCATCCGGATACGGCTCCACATCGCCGCGTCACGCATCCGCACCGGACGCAACCGGATGACACCGGCGCCGACCCGGAGCGGACCAACCCGCATAGGCCAGCCAGGGTGCAGAGAGCTGTTACGCCACAGATTCACAATGATCCGCGGTTCAGCCGCGTTGAGCCAGGAAGGCGACATCGACCAACTCGCCGGTCCGGACCTGATCGACCTCGGTGGGCACCACCACCAGGCAGTTGGCCTCGGCCAGCGTTGCCAACAAATGCGACGAGGCGCCCGGCACGCCGCCGAGTGCCTGCACCAGATACTCGCCGGTGTCCTGGTCGCGCATCAGCTGCCCGCGCAGGAATCCCTTCCGGCCCGCGACCGACGAGATCGGCGATAGCGCGCGGGCTTGCACGACACGCCGCATCGGCTGCCGCTTACCCAGCGACAGCCGGATCAATGGGCGAACCATGACCTCGAAAACCACCAGAGCGCTCACCGGGTTGGCCGGCAGCAGGAAGGTCGGCACGCCTTCGCGACCGAGCTGGCCGAAACCCTGGACCGACCCCGGATGCATGGCGATACGGGTGACTTCCATCTCGCCGAGCTTGGATAGCACCGTGCGCACCCCCTCGGCGGCCGCGCCGCCGACGGCACCGGCAATCACCACCAGCTCGGCGCGATTGAGCTGACCCTCGACCACCTCACGCAGAGCCTTGGGCTCGGTGCTGACGATGCCGACCCGGTTCACCTCGGCCCCCGCATCGCGAGCCGCGGCGGCGATCGCATACGAGTTCACGTCGTAGACCTGGCCGTTGCCGGGCGTACGGGCGATATCGACCAGCTCGCCACCCACACTGAGCACAGTCACCCGCGGCCGCGGATGCACCAATACCCGTTCGCGACCGACCGCCGCCAGCAACCCGACCTGTGCGGCGCCGATGATCGCGCCCGCACGTACCGCGACATCGCCGGGCTGTACGTCATCGCCGGCCCGGCGCACATAGGCCCCGGACCGAACCCCGCGTAGCACCCGCACCCGCGCCTGGCCGCCATCGGTCCACCGCAGCGGGAGCACCGCGTCGGCCAGCGTCGGCATCGGCGCACCGGTCTGTACTCGCGCCGCCTGTTTGGGCTGCAGCCGGCTCGGCGTGCGGGTACCCGCTTCGATCACACCCATCACCGGCAGGCTGATCTCGCCGCCAGCCCGCTCGTCGTCGGCGTCGCCGCCGATTCCCTGCACATCCACGCTGCGTACGGCGTAACCGTCGATGGCGGCCTGGTCGAAACCAGGCAATGGATGCTCGGTGATGACTTCCTCAGCGCACATCAGGCCCTGAGCCTCGGCGATCGGCACCCGGACGGGCCGTGGCGCCACCGCGGCGGCCGCCACCCTGGCTTGCTGTTCCTCTACCGAACGCACCACGCGCCTTTCTGCTTCGAGCACCGGTCGCACGGGCCCGCCGCAGCTTCTACTGTTCGGTCTTCCCGGCCAGGCCTAGGCGCGCCACCAACCATCGCCGCAAATCCGGGCCATAGTCGTCACGATCCAACGCAAAGTCAACCGCAGCCTTGAGGTAGCCGCCGGGATTTCCCAAGTCGTGTCGAGAGCCGCGGTGCACCACGACATGCACCGGATGGCCTTCTTTGATCAGCAACTCGATGGCGTCGGTCAACTGGATCTCGCCGCCGACGCCCTTGTCGACTCGGCGCAGCGCGTCGAAGATCGCCCGGTCCAGCAGGTAGCGGC
This window contains:
- the sepX gene encoding divisome protein SepX/GlpR, translated to MPSIPQSLLWISLVVLWLFVLVPMLISKRDNVRRTSDVALATRVLNGGAKSRRFKRSGPSAGHRHDPEWQPEEDHFDEGSDDEVAPSRTRSVVVVAAVFEEAEPDYLDVDVVDEDSGALPVGGTARVAEPQPTLFDEAPAFDEAPEPVAEEPVVADDDEPETIAEGEATDTFQAIAEDEPQDGTADEYEYVEDTSGLEAEEEPATVSAPRASRPRRAEATAAAVSARKYRFRKRMLMAMAAAMVITAVLSFTVSPDLWWACGSAGAVTILYLGYLRRQTRIEEQVRRRRQKRMARSRLGVENTEDREFDVVPSRLRRPGAAVLDIDDEDPIFEHLDEVAFARHFDLPRAAGQ
- a CDS encoding GNAT family N-acetyltransferase, whose translation is MNLWRNSSLHPGWPMRVGPLRVGAGVIRLRPVRMRDAAMWSRIRMADRRYLEPWEPTAEVDWAVRHAVSSWPPVCSGLRAEARKGRMLPYVIELDGQFCGQLTIGNVTHGALRSAWIGYWVSSAVTGAGVATGALALGLDHCFGPVTLHRVEATVRPENAASRAVLGKVGFREEGLLERYLDVDGAWRDHLLVAMTVEEIEGSVTGRLVHRGLAQWA
- the glp gene encoding molybdotransferase-like divisome protein Glp — protein: MRSVEEQQARVAAAAVAPRPVRVPIAEAQGLMCAEEVITEHPLPGFDQAAIDGYAVRSVDVQGIGGDADDERAGGEISLPVMGVIEAGTRTPSRLQPKQAARVQTGAPMPTLADAVLPLRWTDGGQARVRVLRGVRSGAYVRRAGDDVQPGDVAVRAGAIIGAAQVGLLAAVGRERVLVHPRPRVTVLSVGGELVDIARTPGNGQVYDVNSYAIAAAARDAGAEVNRVGIVSTEPKALREVVEGQLNRAELVVIAGAVGGAAAEGVRTVLSKLGEMEVTRIAMHPGSVQGFGQLGREGVPTFLLPANPVSALVVFEVMVRPLIRLSLGKRQPMRRVVQARALSPISSVAGRKGFLRGQLMRDQDTGEYLVQALGGVPGASSHLLATLAEANCLVVVPTEVDQVRTGELVDVAFLAQRG